GCGCCGAATAGAAAACATATTGATATTGTGCTAAGGAGATGTAGGTTGCACaccaaggaggaggaggagacatACGTACAATGAAATATAATAGTAAATACTGTCTATACTTTCATTTAAGCGAATAATCCGTCGAATCATATGGGTTTTAGTGAGATTCACTTCATCCAACTAATAACATGATTCGGTTGTAATTAATACATTATCAAAATATCGCCTATCACATTCTGAAAAATGGAGTGagccaaataagaaaaaagggaaaaataataataagctTTTTTAAGCGTGGGGATTTACCTAACTATAATGGACCAttgaaaaaaaggggaaaaaatgcGAGTGCTTAACCATGATCAGATGCGCGAAGAAAAACACAGGCAAATGAGGCATCATGATGGGGGGCATTACAATCTTTTTCGAATCACTttgcaaaggaaagaaaaaagggcgTAAAGAAAGGTAACCGAGCTCATAAAATAATACACGGTTATGTCAAATATAAAACTGGCACAAACAACGGAAGTGGCAGACAGATGATGTGGATAGGATCATAACGTTTTTAAAACAGGACATCGACACCGTGGCCCGTCGCTGACGTCATAATTCGATGTTGATTAACCTTATTCAGGCCAGCCCGAGATCCCATTGCGCCAAAAACGACCCATGCCCAGCCGCTATTTAAGCCCCTCTCCAAAAGCGAGACcagcagagagagggagagacggagagggagagagagaacgaaagGGTTCGAAAGCTTCtattcttttccaatttttttcccaCGATTCGGAGGAGCGGGAAGTGGGAAACGGAGGCGGAATCGATCGACCCGCGACGGCCCCGATGATGATAGCCTACGCGGAGCGCTTCGTCCACGAGAGCGACGCCGAGGCGAGGCAGGACGACGGCGTCTCCGGCCTCGACCTCCAGCTCCAGGGCATCCTGGACTggtcccccgccgccgccgccgccgccgccagggACTTCGGCGGCCTCCGCTCCGCCAAGCCCCGCGCCGTCGTCCGGCCCTCGGGCGCCGACGACGTGGCCCGCTCCGTCAGGGCCGCCCTCCGGTCGCCCAGCCTGACCGTCGCCGCCCGGGGCAACGGCCACTCCATCAACGGGCAGGCCATGTCGGACGGCGGCCTCGTCGTGGACATGCGGGCCGCGGGCGCCGGCCACTTCCAGGTCGTCgtcggcgccggcgccggcgccggcggcgcCCACTACGCGGTCGTCGCCGGGGGGCATTATGGGACGACGTCCTCGAGCGGTGCCTGAGCTACGGGCTGGCGCCGCGGTCGTACACCGACTACCTTGGGCTGACGGTGGGGGGGACGCTGTCGAACGCCGGCGTCAGCGGCCAGGCCTTCCGCCACGGGCCGCAGACGTCGAACGTGACGGAGCTGGAGGTCGTCACCGGCCAGGGCGAGACGCTGACCTGCAGCCGGAGCGACAACTCCGAGCTCTTCTTCGCCGTCCTCGGCGGCCTCGGCCAATTCGGCATAATCACCAAGGCGAAGATTTTGCTTCAACCCGCACCCGACATGGTACGAACTCCTCACTCTCCAATTTTCATTTTCGCCGGaattatttcccttttttttatgtcaatttaggcgaatttttcccaaaaaatatttatatggtGGGCGATTTCTGCAGGTGCGGTGGATAAGAGTGGTGTATGCGGACTTCGGCGAGTTCACCCGGGACGCAGAGTCGCTGGTGACTCGGCCGGACGGCGACACCTTTGACTACATCGAGGGGTTCGCGTTCGTGAACAGCGACGACCCGGTCAACGGCTGGCCCACGGTGCCGCTTGAGCCGGGCCAGCGGTTCGACCCGTCCCGGCTGTCCCCCGACGCCGGCTCGGTCCTCTACTGCCTGGAACTGGGCCTCCACCACCAGAGGAGCAACCCTCCCTCAGACGTCGATTCGGTAACAACACCCTCTTAATCAATATCGCGTCGATCAATCAtgcattttatctttttcacgCCTCATTAGAAACAGCCTTAGTCTTACCTGGTCCACACATGGATTGGCTATGGCGTGACAAATTAGAGACAGAAAAAGTATTTTGACTCGACTTTCAcgacggtttttttttttccaagcacGTGATGTAATGTTTATATTATCTGACACATCGATATGACATCACTCTCATTTCGAATGAAATTAGAACTCGGGtcacacttttttgtttttcaaatgaTGTCTTGGGTCATATTTTAGTTTTCATTATATTTACGGGAATTAcagaaatctttttttttttttttttttttttttttgggcgacGATGCCGTATTAAGAACCCGTATAGAGAGATTcggagctgagttttcttttctttttagtttcgGGATTTGACCTCGGTTCCTTTCTCTGCTGAGCCGGGGGGGCCCACGTAGGGGGACCCCGCACGTGGGAAGTGTCCGAGCTGGACAGGCGGGTGGGGGACGGGGAAGTGGCGACTGTCCTGGCTGGACTCACACGTGTACGAAGCTCGGCGACTGCGAACGACGAGGGGACGATGGCCCCCTCTGCTACTGCCCAATTCTCTACGACCTTTTCTCTCCCCACCATCATAAcccatttgaaattaaaataaataaataaatttaatttttttttttttttttgggtgaaaataaaattagtgcAACCACCCATCGAGTGCTCCGgagaccaaaaataaaaatattacattttaaaaaaattaattttttttttttttttgggaattttttaaatgattttgtcTTTGCGGGAGTTACTTCGCCACTGAAGCTGACGGCACGGCGCGGATGCCATCTCCCATTGGATTTTCTGACACCCCCCGCGCGTCGCCGTAACTGCCCCCGCGCTAGCGCCCAAATTGCAGGAATGCCCCCGCGCAGCCGCGGTATCACCTTCGGGGTTGGGGCGTCCGACCGGGGCTATTTTGGGGAAGCCGCCCCCTGCCCCCTCTGGTCATACGAGTCGTCGCTGTCGCTGCGCCTGATCGCGGAGATTTTGCCTGACGTCGCTGGTCCCTCCGGCGCACGCGCACGCGCACGCACCCGCACCGCAACCCGCCAAAGGCCCCTCCCGCATCACTTCTGGAATCTgtagatcatcatcatcatcatcaattcgCCATGTCTCTTTTGCTGCTGGCTGCTTGCTCGCTACTTGCTTGCTTGCTGCCCCCCCGGCGTGATGGGTTTTCTTGACCGTTGCGTGCGTGTGTAATTTTGTCGAACAGGTGGTGGGCAAATTGCTGGGGCGGCTGGGATTCGTGGAGGGGCTGGAGTTCCGGCGGGACGTGGGGTACGCGGATTTCCTGCTGCGGGTCCAGAACGCGGAGCGGGACGCCAAGGCCACCGGCCTCTGGGACGCGCCCCACCCTTGGCTGAACCTGTTCGTGTCTCGGAACGACATCGCCGAATTCGACCGGGTGGTGTTCAAGGGCATCCTGAAGGACGGCGTCGGCGGCCCCATGCTGGTCTACCCCATGGTCCGGAGCAGGTTGGTAATTCTCACTCGCTGGCGTGTTTTCATCCATCATCACATCCCGATATGATATAATCCAATACCTGCGACAAATCACGAGTTCTCATCACGGACCCGCCACATATCGGCGGGGCCCGCGATGACCGGGCTCCCGGCTCTGTTCCTCCCCCTTGGGCCGCCACGTGTCGCGAGCTCGCCGGGCGACTTGGTCCGGGCGGGTGGCTGTCGTGGCGGCGCGGCGGGGGCGGGCAGCCCCGGCGGGTGGGGTGGGGGGGGTGGGTGGGGCCCGCGGATATGTGGATTTGTCCCTAGTTTTTCAGAAAGGATATGTGCTGACACTGTGTTTTCACTGAACATCATTAAATCTGGTGGTTAAGATTTCGAAGGGCGGGGTGGGTCAAACGTTTCtttctcgtcttcttcttcttcttcgaggagagagagagagacgggtcAGCCCCAATCCGGTGCGGGACCCACACGCGGCCCACGAGCGCCCTTTTGATTGGCGCACCCGCTGACGGGTCGTACCGTCTGTGCTCCTGTGCGTCCCACTGTAGCCAATCACGCCCCCTGCACACACACCCCCTCTTCCCCTCCGCCAATCGTGCAGTGGAGGCGGGACGGGAGGATGCGACGCCGAGGCTCGAAATCGACTTCGGTCGCGCCTTTTGGCGCTAGGAAAATGCGCGAGTCTAGCCTGACGGAAGTTCTTAGCTCTCTAGCTTGACGCGAATGGAACCTCTTTTCATGTTGCGCGATGCTCCTTcttctagaattttttatgttttatttttagagAGAATCCCGAAAACGAGGACCGACTCAATCTTGTGCTGGGCCGAGAACGTCATCGGTTAGGTGGTTTGGTACTAGGCGCGAGGGGAGATGGCGTACGAGCTGAGCTGAAGAGTacattaaaagagagagagaaaaaaaaaaaaaaaaactggtacTTTGCGATGATAAAGcagagggaggaaaaaaaagagaagataggGGGACCACGCGAAATTACGATTCTGTACAGAAATTTTCCATGCTTCTTTTGGTTGCATGACCTTTTTCTGGCACAGGCTTTTTCGGCCCTTTTGCATGAATTAGGGGGTGGGGAAGGTCGCTGTTATGGTGAatcataacttttcttttcttttctttttctctcttttcaacttttatttttattttttgagctTTAATAATTTATGACCTAGAAGTTGATGTAAAGCGAGAgccgtgaaaaaaaaaaaaaaaaaagggggtaaCGAGCGGTACTTTGAGGGGCGTTTCGGTCATCGCGCCGCCCCCCTCCTTTTGTAGAAAATGAGATGTCGAGAGATGTTTACTTTCGCTTGCCATTTGGGAAACGACAAGCGTACTTTCATTCGCCagcacaattatttttatgacaCCGTCGCTAGTTCAAATGAATTATTGACGAGGCTTTTGTTGGAATTGGCCTCGCAGGTGGGACAAGCGGACGTCCGTGGTGCTGCCAGAATCCGGCGAGATCTTCTATCTCATTGCCCTGCTCCGGTACACCCTCCCGTACCCGGAGGGCCCGTCGGCCAAACAGCTGGTCTCGCAGAACCTCGAGATCCTGAAGACCTGCAAAGAGAACCGGATCGACTACAAGCTGTACCTCCCCTACTACCAGTCGCAGGAGGAGTGGAAGTGGCACTTCGGGAAGCAATGGGGGAGGTTCGTGGAGAGGAAGGCGAGGTTCGACCCAATGGCAGTCCTCGCACCAGGGCAGAAGATCTTCTCGAGATCGTCGGTGCCCGGGAAGATCGCAAGCGACGGTGGCCCGGCGGGTCTGCATTAGGGTTTTTATCTTTTGTCCTTTCCATTGCAAG
This genomic stretch from Eucalyptus grandis isolate ANBG69807.140 chromosome 3, ASM1654582v1, whole genome shotgun sequence harbors:
- the LOC104437929 gene encoding LOW QUALITY PROTEIN: cytokinin dehydrogenase 7 (The sequence of the model RefSeq protein was modified relative to this genomic sequence to represent the inferred CDS: inserted 1 base in 1 codon) produces the protein MMIAYAERFVHESDAEARQDDGVSGLDLQLQGILDWSPAAAAAAARDFGGLRSAKPRAVVRPSGADDVARSVRAALRSPSLTVAARGNGHSINGQAMSDGGLVVDMRAAGAGHFQVVVGAGAGAGGAHYAVVAGGXLWDDVLERCLSYGLAPRSYTDYLGLTVGGTLSNAGVSGQAFRHGPQTSNVTELEVVTGQGETLTCSRSDNSELFFAVLGGLGQFGIITKAKILLQPAPDMVRWIRVVYADFGEFTRDAESLVTRPDGDTFDYIEGFAFVNSDDPVNGWPTVPLEPGQRFDPSRLSPDAGSVLYCLELGLHHQRSNPPSDVDSVVGKLLGRLGFVEGLEFRRDVGYADFLLRVQNAERDAKATGLWDAPHPWLNLFVSRNDIAEFDRVVFKGILKDGVGGPMLVYPMVRSRWDKRTSVVLPESGEIFYLIALLRYTLPYPEGPSAKQLVSQNLEILKTCKENRIDYKLYLPYYQSQEEWKWHFGKQWGRFVERKARFDPMAVLAPGQKIFSRSSVPGKIASDGGPAGLH